A stretch of the Acyrthosiphon pisum isolate AL4f chromosome A2, pea_aphid_22Mar2018_4r6ur, whole genome shotgun sequence genome encodes the following:
- the LOC100158765 gene encoding WD repeat domain phosphoinositide-interacting protein 4: MNEKGIISLSFNQDHTFFACCTETGVRIYNVEPLSLRERFDLGGVSKCEMLNSSNFIAIVSGGKYPKYCQNTVLVYDAVLEKFVMEVICASSVKSVLMRRNKMIVVTMDKISVFTFPTVIKHIINLETRPNPMGLCEITPLETSTKQIIAYPGNKIGSVHIMDVSNLEATSSSAPAILNAHQGEISCLAINRLGTLVASASAKGTLIRIWDTCHKVKVAELRRGSDTATLYCINFSPNSEFLCCSSDKGTIHIFAVIESDLNRRSSLSPFSFFSSYCQSQWALATFTVPPEVGCICTFLTLDTVAAICLDGTYHKFAFSKDGTSRRKSYQIYLHNCEDDEF; this comes from the exons ATGAATGAAAAAGGCATTATCAGTTTGAGTTTCAACCAAGATCATA CTTTTTTTGCCTGCTGCACCGAAACTGGTGTTAGAATTTACAATGTTGAACCCCTGTCGCTGAGAGAGAGGTTTG ATTTAGGCGGTGTATCGAAATGCGAAATGCTGAACTCATCCAATTTCATCGCCATAGTTTCTGGTGgaaaatatccaaaatattgTCAGAACACTGTACTAGTCTATGATGCTGTATTGGAAAAATTTGTGATGGAAGTTATTTGTGCTTCCAGTGTAAAATCTGTGCTAATGAGGAGAAACAA GATGATAGTTGTAACTATGgataaaatatctgtttttaCTTTTCCTACGGTCATTAAGCACATAATTAATTTGGAAACCCGTCCAAACCCGATGGGATTGTGTGAAATCACTCCCTTAGAAACGTCTACAAAACAAATCATTGCATATCCTGGGAATAAAATTGGAAGCGTTCATATTATg gatgTTTCAAATTTGGAAGCAACAAGTTCTAGTGCCCCGGCAATACTCAATGCTCACCAGGGAGAGATTTCTTGCTTGGCTATAAATCGACTCGGTACACTTGTAGCTAGTGCAAGTGCCAAAGGAACCTTAATCAGAATCTGGGATACTTGTCATAAAGTCAAAGTTGCTGAACTAAGACGTGGGTCAGATACAGCAACATTATACTG CATAAACTTCAGTCcaaattcagaatttttatGCTGCTCAAGTGACAAGGGCACAATTCATATATTTGCAGTGATAGAATCTGATTTAAATCGTCGATCTAGTCTATCGCCGTTCAGTTTTTTCAGTTCCTATTGTCAATCACAGTGGGCTTTAGCCACTTTTACAGTGCCTCCAGAAGTCGGCTGTATTTGCACTTTTTTGACTTTAGATACTGTTGCTG CTATCTGCCTTGATGGTACTTATCATAAGTTTGCATTTTCCAAAGATGGTACTAGCAGACGCAAATCGtaccaaatatatttacacaattgTGAAGatgatgaattttaa
- the LOC100160833 gene encoding histone acetyltransferase KAT8 produces the protein MVVHHSATSVSMEVDPPRNANSPDDPKTANGSSENEKAEDSESSEDGPLDVGEHYLVRRYDDSWHPAEVLHTRFNDTEHLFEYYVHYEGYNRRLDQWVPRDRIMNSRFDISEKNWKQKDVNKNLDLLNQSDRKITRNQKRRHDEINHVPMSYAEMDPTTAALEKEHEAITKIKYINKVQLGKYEIDTWYFSPFPAEYQKESKIWICEYCLKYSKLEKSFKYHMSQCTWRQPPGVEVYHKGSLSIWEVNSSQHKMYCQNLCLLAKLFLDHKTLYFDVEPFLFYILCEVDKVGAHLVGYFSKEKDSPDCNNVACILTMPPFQRQGYGKLLIAFSYELSKLEGLVASPEKPLSDLGKLSYRSYWSWVLLEILKNACGSLSIKDLSAMTSITQTDIISTLQSMNMVKYWKGQHVICVTPKNVEQLVSSEQYKRPRFILEGSAIKWTPKKYNPRPGPSRHSRSQYLAG, from the exons ATGGTCGTGCATCACAGCGCGACGTCCGTCAGCATGGAGGTGGATCCACCGCGGAACGCCAACAGCCCGGACGACCCGAAAACCGCTAACGGCTCATCGGAAAACGAGAAGGCCGAGGATTCGGAATCATCGGAAGACGGGCCGCTAGACGTGGGCGAACATTACCTGGTTCGCCGGTACGACGACTCGTGGC atCCCGCAGAAGTCTTACATACGAGGTTCAATGATACAGAACATCTTTTTGAGTATTATGTACACTATGAAGGGTACAACCGAAGATTGGATCAATGGGTACCAAGAGATAG GATAATGAATTCAAGATTtgatatttctgaaaaaaattggaaacaaaaggatgtaaataaaaatttagatcTTCTAAATCAGTCCGACAGAAAGATCACAAGGAACCAAAAACGAAGACACGACGAGATAAATCATGTTccaatg tcTTACGCAGAAATGGATCCAACTACTGCTGCATTGGAAAAAGAGCACGAGGcgataactaaaattaaatacatcaataaaGTACAGTTGGGAAAGTATGAAATTGACACATGGTATTTTAGTCCATTTCCAGCAGAATACCAaaaagaatctaaaatttgGATTTGTGAATACTGTTTAAAATACAGCAAACTAgaaaaatcattcaaatacCATATG AGCCAATGCACATGGAGACAACCACCTGGTGTTGAAGTGTACCATAAAGGATCATTATCAATCTGGGAAGTGAATTCCAGTCAACACAAAATGTACTGTCAGAATCTTTGTCTATTGGCTAAGTTATTTTTAGACCATAAAACACTTTACTTTGATGTTGAaccatttttgttttacatccTTTGTGAAGTTGACAAAGTTGGTGCACATTTAGttggatatttttcaaaa gaaAAAGATTCACCAGATTGCAACAATGTAGCTTGTATATTAACAATGCCACCATTCCAGAGACAAGGTTATGGTAAACTATTAATAGCATTCAGCTATGAATTGAGCAAGTTGGAAGGACTTGTAGCCAGTCCTGAAAAGCCTTTAAGTGATCTTGGTAAATTGTCATACAGATCTTATTGGTCATGGGTACTGTTGGAAATTCTGAAAAATGCTTGTGGATCTTTATCAATTAAAGACTTAAG cgCGATGACTAGTATTACCCAAACGGATATCATTTCAACGTTGCAGTCCATGAACATGGTGAAGTACTGGAAAGGCCAACATGTGATTTGTGTGACGCCTAAAAACGTTGAACAGCTGGTTAGTTCAGAACAGTATAAACGACCAAGATTCATATTAGAAGGAAGTGCTATCAAATGGACGCCAAAAAAGTACAATCCTCGCCCAGGACCATCTAGGCATTCAAGATCACAATACTTAGCTGGATAA